The following are encoded together in the Flavobacterium sp. TR2 genome:
- a CDS encoding beta-N-acetylhexosaminidase has product MKYLFVLLFAGISAGAQVQKEQLNLMPWPQSVAINDGNFNLSKNFKVNITGNPNPRIFGGVTRFLRRLDGRTGIFFEQGFIEKLNEVPNAELQINCTKSGKIGLYEDESYHLDITSNKITLNASSDLGALHGLETLLQMLQNNSKSFYFPVSKISDFPRFTWRGLMMDVSRHFQPIDVVKRNIDALAAMKMNVFHWHLVDDQGWRIEMKKHPRFTQVASDGMYYTQEEIKNIVKYADERGILIVPEIDVPGHASAILTAYPEIGSKVITLTGGTSEKNIQGTAIATYGIERNAGIFSPTLDPSNPKTYQLLSEVFDEVCPLFPGAYFHIGGDENEGKDWDANPKIQEFKKKHNLKNNHELQTYFTMQLAPMLKKHGKQLMGWEEILTKDLSKEAIVHSWRGPNEGMPAGQSLIDAVKKGYKTVLSNGYYIDLMYPVASHYLNDPMPKGANLTSDEKARILGGEATMWSELATPTTIDSRIWPRTAAIAERLWSAEDVVDVENMRKRLETISFRLEELGITHIRNKDVILRNIANNQDIKSLEDFSNVSEPLKGYTRNKGGTEYQMYSPFTLFADACGPDAKDALAFDAAVNQYLANKSADNKAKVAAFFAKWIAVHKGLTEISNNAPLVQPILPLSKKLNDASQELLLVLDNKSTLAPADLKKLIEQCNTKDHADVELSVYESLKKLI; this is encoded by the coding sequence ATGAAATATTTATTTGTACTATTATTTGCAGGTATATCGGCAGGTGCTCAAGTCCAGAAAGAGCAGCTAAATCTTATGCCTTGGCCTCAGAGTGTTGCTATTAATGACGGTAATTTTAATTTAAGTAAAAACTTTAAAGTAAACATTACAGGAAATCCAAATCCAAGAATTTTTGGAGGAGTAACTCGTTTTTTGCGCCGTTTAGATGGTAGAACAGGTATATTTTTCGAACAAGGTTTTATTGAAAAATTAAATGAAGTGCCTAATGCAGAATTACAGATCAATTGCACCAAAAGCGGTAAAATTGGTTTGTATGAAGATGAGAGCTATCATTTAGACATTACTTCAAACAAAATTACTCTAAATGCTTCGAGCGATTTAGGGGCTTTGCATGGTTTGGAGACTTTATTGCAAATGCTTCAGAACAACTCAAAATCTTTTTATTTTCCAGTTTCAAAAATTTCAGATTTTCCAAGATTTACATGGAGAGGTTTAATGATGGATGTTTCAAGACATTTTCAGCCTATTGATGTGGTTAAAAGAAATATTGATGCTTTGGCAGCAATGAAAATGAATGTTTTTCATTGGCATCTAGTTGATGATCAAGGATGGAGAATTGAAATGAAAAAACATCCAAGATTTACTCAAGTAGCTTCGGATGGAATGTATTACACACAAGAGGAAATTAAAAATATCGTAAAATATGCCGATGAGCGCGGTATTTTGATTGTTCCAGAAATAGATGTTCCAGGTCACGCATCTGCAATCTTAACTGCTTATCCGGAAATTGGAAGCAAAGTGATAACGCTGACAGGAGGAACATCCGAAAAAAATATTCAAGGTACAGCAATTGCTACCTATGGAATTGAAAGAAATGCGGGAATTTTTTCTCCAACATTAGATCCTTCAAATCCTAAAACATACCAACTTTTAAGCGAAGTTTTTGATGAGGTTTGCCCATTATTTCCAGGTGCCTATTTCCATATTGGAGGAGATGAAAATGAAGGAAAGGACTGGGATGCAAATCCAAAAATTCAAGAGTTCAAAAAGAAACATAATTTAAAAAACAACCACGAACTGCAAACGTATTTCACAATGCAATTGGCTCCGATGTTAAAGAAACACGGAAAACAATTAATGGGGTGGGAAGAAATTTTGACAAAAGATTTATCTAAAGAAGCGATTGTGCATTCTTGGAGAGGTCCAAATGAAGGAATGCCGGCAGGACAATCTTTGATTGATGCTGTTAAAAAAGGATACAAAACAGTTTTATCAAACGGGTATTATATCGATTTGATGTATCCAGTTGCAAGTCATTACTTAAATGATCCGATGCCAAAAGGGGCTAATTTAACAAGCGACGAAAAAGCAAGAATTCTTGGTGGAGAAGCAACAATGTGGTCAGAATTGGCTACACCAACAACTATCGATTCTAGAATTTGGCCAAGAACCGCTGCAATAGCAGAAAGATTATGGTCTGCAGAAGATGTTGTAGATGTAGAAAATATGCGCAAACGTTTGGAAACAATTTCTTTTAGATTAGAAGAATTAGGCATTACCCATATTCGCAATAAAGATGTGATTTTAAGAAATATTGCAAATAATCAGGATATCAAATCATTGGAAGATTTTTCAAATGTAAGCGAACCATTAAAAGGTTATACTCGTAATAAAGGCGGAACAGAATATCAAATGTATTCTCCGTTTACCTTATTTGCAGATGCTTGCGGACCAGACGCAAAAGATGCATTAGCTTTTGACGCAGCTGTAAATCAGTATTTAGCCAATAAATCGGCAGATAATAAAGCCAAAGTAGCTGCATTTTTCGCTAAGTGGATTGCAGTTCACAAAGGATTAACAGAAATAAGCAATAACGCGCCATTGGTGCAGCCAATATTACCATTGTCTAAAAAACTGAATGATGCTTCTCAGGAATTGTTATTGGTTTTGGATAATAAATCAACTTTAGCACCGGCAGATCTGAAAAAATTGATAGAACAATGCAATACAAAAGATCATGCAGATGTAGAACTATCTGTTTATGAGAGTTTAAAGAAATTAATTTAG
- the nagB gene encoding glucosamine-6-phosphate deaminase: MKSALEIKPDISYKSAGKFEETRFEKIHNEIFKSSIEASVIVAQEIAQLIRSKQERNKACVLGLATGSSPIKVYEELVRMHREEGLSFSNVITFNLDEYYPMTKENNQSYHYFMHEHLFNHIDIKPENINIPDGTVAIDEINQYCIDYEMNIKNAGGLDFQLLGIGRTGHVGFNEPGSHINSGTRIITLDHITRVDASSAFNGIDNVPKRAITMGVSTIMRSKRIVLMAWGQNKADIIKRTIQGDISSEVPATFLQNHPNATFVLDQSAASELTRFKTPWLVGECLWTPELKSKAIVWLCQKTKQSILKLTDRDYNNNGMSDLLAQEGSAYDMNINMFNILQHTITGWPGGKPNTDDSFRPERANPAKKRVILFSPHPDDDVISMGGTFSKLIKQGHDVHVVYQTSGNIAVSDDEALKFAEVASDFIGEGQADINFKSVIKFLNNKSENQIDSLEVRKLKGLIRRRESYGATRYIGLKDENTHFLDLPFYETGQVKKNPLGPEDIAIVKDIIAKIKPHQVFAAGDLADPHGTHEVCLNAIFAALKELKSEPYMDDCWLWLYRGAWHEWDIHEIDMAVPLSPSEVLLKRHAILHHQSQKDRVMFQGNDSREFWVRAEDRNKNTAVLYDELGLAEYEAIEAFKRFDY, encoded by the coding sequence ATGAAAAGTGCTTTAGAAATAAAACCTGATATTAGTTACAAAAGCGCGGGAAAATTTGAAGAAACTCGATTTGAAAAAATTCATAACGAAATCTTCAAAAGTTCTATTGAAGCTTCTGTAATTGTAGCACAGGAAATTGCGCAGCTAATTAGATCTAAGCAAGAAAGAAATAAAGCTTGCGTTTTAGGTCTGGCAACAGGTTCTTCTCCTATCAAAGTTTATGAGGAACTAGTGAGAATGCACAGAGAAGAAGGACTTAGTTTTAGCAATGTAATCACCTTTAATCTGGATGAATATTATCCGATGACTAAGGAGAACAATCAGAGCTATCATTATTTCATGCATGAGCATCTTTTTAATCATATTGATATCAAACCTGAAAATATTAATATTCCTGATGGTACTGTAGCAATCGATGAAATTAATCAATACTGCATCGATTATGAAATGAATATTAAAAATGCGGGCGGTCTCGATTTTCAACTATTAGGAATTGGCCGTACTGGACACGTTGGGTTTAACGAGCCAGGTTCGCATATTAATTCAGGAACTAGAATTATTACTTTAGATCATATCACAAGAGTCGATGCATCATCAGCTTTTAATGGTATTGATAATGTGCCGAAACGTGCCATAACAATGGGAGTTTCGACTATCATGAGATCAAAGCGTATTGTTTTGATGGCTTGGGGACAAAACAAAGCAGATATTATCAAGAGAACTATTCAAGGAGATATCAGCTCAGAAGTTCCAGCTACATTTTTACAGAATCACCCAAATGCAACTTTCGTTTTAGATCAATCTGCAGCTTCAGAACTCACCCGTTTCAAAACACCTTGGTTAGTTGGCGAATGTCTTTGGACACCTGAATTGAAAAGTAAAGCGATTGTTTGGCTATGTCAAAAAACAAAGCAATCTATCTTAAAATTGACTGACCGTGATTATAACAATAACGGAATGTCTGACCTTTTGGCTCAGGAAGGTTCTGCTTACGATATGAACATTAATATGTTTAATATCTTACAGCATACCATTACCGGATGGCCAGGAGGAAAACCAAACACAGATGATTCATTTCGTCCAGAAAGGGCAAATCCGGCAAAAAAGAGAGTCATACTTTTTAGTCCGCACCCAGACGATGATGTGATTTCTATGGGAGGAACATTTTCAAAATTAATCAAACAAGGACACGATGTTCATGTGGTTTACCAGACTTCGGGAAATATTGCGGTTTCAGATGATGAGGCGTTAAAATTTGCAGAAGTAGCCAGTGATTTTATTGGAGAAGGCCAAGCAGACATCAATTTCAAATCGGTTATCAAATTTCTAAATAACAAATCTGAAAACCAGATCGATTCCTTAGAAGTTAGAAAGCTAAAAGGACTTATCAGAAGAAGAGAATCTTACGGAGCAACACGATATATCGGATTGAAAGATGAGAATACGCACTTTTTGGATCTCCCATTTTATGAAACAGGACAAGTAAAAAAGAATCCGTTAGGGCCAGAAGATATTGCGATCGTAAAAGATATCATTGCAAAAATAAAACCGCATCAGGTTTTTGCTGCTGGAGATCTTGCAGACCCGCACGGAACGCATGAAGTTTGTTTAAATGCCATTTTTGCGGCACTAAAAGAACTGAAATCAGAACCGTACATGGACGATTGTTGGTTATGGCTTTATAGAGGCGCTTGGCACGAATGGGACATTCATGAAATAGATATGGCAGTTCCTTTGAGCCCATCCGAGGTTTTATTGAAACGCCATGCCATTTTACACCATCAGTCTCAAAAAGACAGGGTAATGTTTCAAGGAAATGATTCTCGTGAATTCTGGGTTAGAGCAGAAGATCGAAATAAAAACACAGCCGTATTGTACGATGAGTTAGGTTTGGCTGAATATGAAGCAATTGAAGCCTTTAAACGTTTTGATTACTAA
- a CDS encoding RagB/SusD family nutrient uptake outer membrane protein, with translation MKNKLLILGSVLALSLSSCTGDFEDINTNETGFSNEQLEQDFNQVKAPLKTMQRGMYILVADDWQGDIQFNLNADIFSGYMGTPHDFAGNSNNSTYALVDGWNGAEWVQKYQKEMVNAYNLEKLTKEKYPQFYAWSLILKVYAMHKTTDYYGPIVYSGFGNPDGTTPYDSQKAVYDQFFTELKTAIDILTPKAADASATFFAAGDATDGTTASGNIQKWVKFANSLRLRLALRISNVDPVKAKAEGEAALAGLGVITSNADNMAYIAEHPVKTYTGPWADINAGGAITSIMNGYNDPRRAVFFHQATGGVYQGIRMGTLVDANYRTAKADLFSKVGPIVENNLIPWFNASESYFLKAEAALKGWNVGGSAQSFYEAGIAVSFAQLAAGDASAYINDDTSMPANFTDPLNAANNIAAQNLVTVKWSESASNEVKLQKIITQKWIAGFPDGQEAWAETRRTGYPKLFLPANNFSGGKIPNGTFVRRLNFYVNEKTSNPTGYAQGVQLLGGPDTGATRLWWDTGVNKF, from the coding sequence ATGAAAAATAAATTATTAATATTAGGTTCAGTTTTAGCTCTTTCATTAAGTAGCTGTACGGGAGACTTTGAAGACATAAATACCAATGAGACTGGCTTTAGCAACGAACAATTAGAACAAGATTTTAATCAGGTTAAAGCGCCTCTTAAGACAATGCAGAGAGGAATGTATATCTTGGTTGCTGATGATTGGCAGGGAGATATTCAGTTTAACTTAAATGCAGATATCTTTTCAGGATACATGGGAACTCCTCACGATTTTGCGGGTAACAGTAATAACTCTACTTATGCTCTTGTTGATGGATGGAACGGTGCTGAATGGGTTCAGAAGTACCAAAAGGAGATGGTAAATGCCTATAATCTTGAGAAATTAACAAAAGAGAAATATCCTCAGTTTTATGCTTGGTCTTTGATCTTAAAAGTATATGCAATGCATAAAACAACAGATTATTACGGACCAATCGTATATTCAGGTTTTGGAAACCCTGATGGAACAACTCCTTACGATTCTCAGAAAGCAGTTTACGATCAGTTTTTTACAGAGTTAAAAACGGCGATTGACATTTTAACTCCAAAAGCGGCAGATGCTTCTGCAACTTTCTTTGCAGCAGGTGACGCAACAGACGGAACTACTGCATCTGGAAATATTCAGAAATGGGTAAAATTTGCTAACTCTTTAAGATTACGTTTAGCATTGCGTATTTCTAATGTTGATCCTGTAAAAGCAAAAGCTGAAGGAGAAGCTGCATTGGCTGGTTTAGGAGTAATTACTTCTAATGCTGATAACATGGCTTATATCGCTGAGCATCCTGTTAAAACTTATACAGGTCCTTGGGCAGATATTAATGCAGGGGGAGCCATTACATCTATCATGAACGGTTATAATGATCCAAGAAGAGCTGTATTCTTCCATCAAGCAACTGGAGGTGTTTATCAAGGTATTAGAATGGGAACTTTAGTTGATGCTAATTATAGAACTGCAAAAGCAGATTTATTCTCTAAAGTTGGTCCAATCGTAGAAAATAACTTGATTCCTTGGTTTAATGCATCTGAATCTTATTTCTTAAAAGCTGAGGCAGCATTAAAAGGATGGAATGTTGGCGGATCTGCTCAATCATTTTACGAAGCGGGAATTGCAGTTTCATTTGCTCAGTTAGCAGCAGGAGATGCATCTGCTTATATTAATGACGATACTTCAATGCCAGCAAACTTTACTGATCCGTTAAATGCAGCGAATAATATTGCAGCGCAAAATTTAGTGACAGTAAAATGGTCTGAATCGGCTTCTAATGAAGTTAAACTGCAAAAAATTATTACTCAAAAATGGATCGCTGGTTTCCCTGATGGTCAAGAAGCTTGGGCAGAGACAAGAAGAACTGGATATCCAAAATTATTCTTGCCAGCAAATAACTTCTCTGGAGGAAAAATTCCTAACGGAACGTTTGTAAGAAGATTGAATTTCTATGTAAATGAGAAAACTTCTAATCCAACAGGTTATGCTCAAGGGGTTCAGCTTTTAGGAGGTCCTGATACTGGAGCGACAAGACTTTGGTGGGATACTGGAGTAAACAAGTTCTAA
- a CDS encoding SusC/RagA family TonB-linked outer membrane protein, giving the protein MKKIFLIFMIVFTAQVSLAQVKNVKGVITDSEGMPLPGASVLVQGSQKGTTTDFDGLYTIEVQKGQTLVFSYVGLGTQNIVVGDASTINVKMVQAASNALNEVVVTSLGLKRSKKTLTYAAQEVKGDEVTRVKDANLMNSLSGKVAGLIVGKSSAGAGGAAKVTIRGNSSATNNQPLYVIDGIPMLNSNSAQANQVFGDTAGGNRDGGDAISMMNPDDIESMTVLKGASAAALYGSQGANGVIVITTKKGKEGNVTAAYNASVFVDNVVSLPKFQTSYGADPTSDKTWGAAKNSPDHVKDFYNTGLTMINSVSVNGGSDKMSTSLTYANTKVDGVIPTNEFKKNNIALRQSVKLFNDKVTIDGAISYAEQKIINKPTNGLYFNPLTGVYLFPRGNDFNDYYKNFEVFDPARNLMTQRWPSQTSDIIQNPGWILNRNQSIDKNQSLITSAAITYKATDWLSIKARGGYNKFDNIFDKRMYAGTNETLAPSTGRYIYSDSESNQLYGDLIATINTKFSDDFSFSANLGTSITKSTINDAYISDSGQKNGLVNANWFNTGNFVSAERNAHTIGGKKEVQSLFASATIGYKDMVYLDLTGRNDWSSTLVNTDNLSFFYPSVGLSAVLSQMVSLPEAISYAKVRASFAQVGNDISPFLTSPVNTLVGGIVTAPIVGPQPGTSLKPEMQNSYEFGTEWRFLNNRIGFDFTYYRNETKNQLITSPAPIPNTTGYTNYAFNAGSIENKGFEITVTGKAIQNENFSWDLGLNYASNKNTVLSLGTGANGEVNTVILTNGDPNSYRYVMKVGQPFGTIQGKDILRNAQGQMLLAGVGDQALVQKTDWVDMGSSNPDFMLGFSNSFKYKKVFLNILIDGRFGGNVMSMTEAMLDSYGVSKASGDARAAGGVKVNAIDENGTPVTTMSAQNYYSSVGDRAGATGEYMYKATNVKLGELSLGYTFDFSKTTIFKAVNVSLVGKNLFFFYKDAPFDPNVTLSSGEGLQGVDIFGLPSTRSIGVNLNLTF; this is encoded by the coding sequence ATGAAAAAAATTTTCTTAATCTTTATGATTGTTTTTACTGCGCAAGTTTCGCTTGCACAAGTAAAAAATGTCAAAGGTGTGATTACAGATTCTGAAGGTATGCCATTACCAGGAGCTTCTGTTTTGGTACAGGGAAGTCAAAAAGGAACAACTACCGATTTTGACGGATTGTACACTATTGAAGTTCAAAAAGGACAAACATTAGTTTTTAGTTATGTAGGTCTTGGAACACAGAACATAGTTGTAGGCGATGCTTCTACAATAAATGTAAAAATGGTACAGGCTGCATCAAACGCATTAAATGAAGTAGTGGTAACTTCATTAGGACTTAAAAGATCAAAAAAGACTTTAACGTACGCAGCTCAGGAAGTTAAAGGAGATGAGGTTACAAGAGTTAAGGATGCCAACTTAATGAACAGTTTATCTGGTAAAGTTGCAGGTCTTATCGTTGGAAAAAGTTCTGCTGGAGCTGGTGGAGCTGCAAAAGTGACAATACGTGGTAACTCATCTGCGACAAATAACCAGCCTTTATATGTTATTGACGGGATTCCAATGTTGAACTCTAATTCAGCTCAAGCAAATCAGGTTTTTGGTGATACAGCTGGAGGAAACAGAGATGGTGGAGATGCAATCTCTATGATGAACCCTGATGATATTGAATCGATGACAGTTCTTAAAGGAGCTTCTGCAGCTGCTTTATATGGTTCTCAAGGAGCAAATGGTGTTATCGTAATTACAACTAAAAAAGGAAAAGAAGGAAACGTAACAGCAGCTTACAACGCGAGTGTATTTGTTGATAATGTAGTTTCATTGCCAAAATTTCAAACTAGTTATGGAGCAGATCCAACATCTGACAAAACTTGGGGAGCTGCTAAAAATTCTCCTGACCATGTAAAAGATTTTTACAATACAGGTCTTACTATGATCAACTCTGTATCTGTAAATGGAGGATCTGATAAAATGTCAACTAGTCTTACTTATGCAAATACTAAAGTTGACGGAGTAATTCCAACAAACGAGTTCAAGAAAAATAATATTGCACTTCGTCAAAGCGTTAAATTATTTAATGATAAAGTAACTATTGATGGTGCTATATCTTATGCAGAGCAAAAAATTATAAACAAACCAACAAACGGATTGTACTTCAACCCATTGACAGGAGTTTATTTGTTCCCAAGAGGAAATGATTTTAACGATTACTATAAAAACTTTGAAGTATTCGATCCAGCAAGAAACTTAATGACTCAAAGATGGCCTTCTCAGACATCTGATATTATTCAAAACCCAGGTTGGATTTTAAACAGAAATCAATCAATCGATAAAAACCAATCTTTAATCACTTCTGCTGCTATTACATATAAAGCAACTGATTGGTTGAGCATTAAAGCAAGAGGAGGTTATAATAAATTTGATAACATTTTTGACAAAAGAATGTATGCTGGTACAAACGAAACTTTGGCACCATCTACAGGTAGATATATCTATTCAGATAGTGAAAGTAATCAATTATATGGTGATTTAATTGCTACTATCAATACAAAATTCAGTGATGATTTCTCATTCAGCGCTAACCTTGGTACAAGTATTACAAAATCTACAATCAATGATGCTTACATCAGCGATTCAGGTCAAAAGAATGGACTTGTAAATGCAAACTGGTTTAATACAGGAAACTTTGTATCTGCAGAAAGAAATGCTCATACTATTGGTGGTAAAAAAGAAGTTCAGTCACTTTTTGCAAGTGCAACGATTGGTTACAAAGACATGGTTTATCTTGATTTGACTGGAAGAAACGACTGGTCATCAACTTTGGTAAATACAGATAATTTAAGTTTCTTTTATCCTTCAGTAGGTTTATCAGCTGTCTTAAGCCAAATGGTATCATTGCCTGAAGCAATTAGTTATGCAAAAGTTAGAGCTTCATTTGCTCAAGTAGGTAATGATATTTCTCCTTTTTTAACTTCACCAGTAAATACTTTAGTTGGTGGTATCGTTACAGCACCAATAGTTGGTCCTCAGCCAGGAACTTCTTTGAAGCCAGAAATGCAAAATTCATATGAATTTGGTACAGAATGGAGATTCTTAAATAACAGAATTGGATTTGATTTTACATACTACAGAAATGAAACAAAAAATCAATTAATTACTTCTCCGGCGCCAATTCCAAATACTACAGGATATACTAATTATGCGTTCAATGCTGGTAGTATCGAAAATAAAGGTTTTGAGATTACAGTAACTGGTAAAGCAATTCAAAATGAGAATTTCTCTTGGGATCTTGGATTGAATTATGCTTCAAATAAAAACACGGTTCTTAGCTTAGGTACAGGTGCAAATGGCGAAGTTAATACAGTTATTTTGACTAACGGAGATCCAAATAGTTACAGATATGTTATGAAAGTTGGACAACCATTCGGGACAATTCAGGGGAAAGATATTTTGAGAAACGCACAAGGTCAAATGTTGCTTGCTGGTGTTGGAGATCAGGCTTTAGTTCAAAAAACGGACTGGGTAGACATGGGAAGTTCAAACCCTGATTTTATGTTAGGTTTTTCAAACTCATTCAAATACAAAAAAGTATTCTTAAATATTCTTATTGACGGTAGATTTGGAGGTAATGTAATGAGTATGACAGAAGCAATGCTTGATTCTTATGGTGTATCTAAAGCTAGTGGCGATGCAAGAGCTGCTGGTGGAGTTAAAGTAAATGCTATAGATGAAAACGGAACTCCAGTTACAACAATGTCTGCACAAAATTACTATAGCTCAGTTGGAGATAGAGCTGGTGCTACTGGAGAATATATGTACAAAGCAACAAATGTTAAATTAGGCGAGCTTTCTCTAGGATATACTTTTGATTTCAGTAAAACTACAATCTTCAAAGCAGTGAATGTTTCTCTTGTTGGTAAAAACTTATTTTTCTTCTACAAAGATGCTCCATTTGATCCAAACGTAACATTAAGTTCAGGAGAAGGATTGCAAGGTGTTGATATTTTCGGATTGCCTTCAACAAGAAGTATAGGTGTTAATTTGAATTTAACTTTCTAA
- a CDS encoding sensor histidine kinase produces MKEIRKVKFDIKLQNHIWFWGVYFTLNFLRWGAYFNDYPYSFKSNLIEFSLVIPLVYLNLFVLVPRYVLKQKYIMYTFLLLLSLFAIYLAKTALTYYIISENIWPEANREYHPFEINHIVAVCIGELYVLAMASSVYLTLTWLKERERNRSLRENQFKIKLKYLENQIQPHFFFNTLNNLYALSLESSKKVPDVIIKLSNLMEYVLYDVKGTKFVPLIKEIDYIQNYIEIEKLRFENVEVTINLESNIEDVVVPPLIFISLVENAFKHGGLNNKNLKIKINCKVIDNKTLDFEILNNFVISQNHNPKRGIGLVNTKKRLKLIYKSNFSLKHQTKLNFYIIRLQIPTQNED; encoded by the coding sequence TTGAAAGAAATACGAAAAGTTAAATTTGACATTAAACTGCAAAATCATATCTGGTTCTGGGGAGTATACTTTACTTTAAACTTCTTAAGATGGGGTGCCTACTTTAATGATTACCCTTATTCATTCAAATCTAACCTAATCGAATTTTCACTGGTTATACCTTTAGTATATTTGAATTTATTTGTTTTAGTTCCGAGATATGTATTGAAGCAAAAATATATTATGTATACATTTTTATTGCTTCTGAGCCTATTTGCGATTTATTTGGCCAAAACTGCTCTTACCTATTATATTATATCCGAAAATATCTGGCCAGAAGCCAATAGAGAATACCATCCTTTCGAAATCAATCACATTGTTGCCGTTTGCATTGGCGAATTGTATGTTCTCGCAATGGCATCGTCCGTTTATCTCACCTTAACCTGGCTAAAAGAGAGAGAAAGAAACAGATCTTTGCGAGAGAATCAGTTTAAGATAAAACTCAAGTATCTCGAAAATCAGATTCAGCCGCATTTTTTCTTCAATACCTTAAACAATCTGTATGCATTGTCGCTGGAATCTTCAAAAAAAGTTCCAGATGTAATTATAAAACTTTCCAATTTAATGGAATACGTTTTGTATGATGTTAAAGGAACCAAATTTGTACCTCTTATAAAAGAAATCGATTATATCCAGAATTATATCGAGATAGAAAAGCTCCGATTTGAAAATGTCGAAGTAACCATAAACTTAGAATCAAATATTGAAGATGTAGTTGTACCCCCGCTAATTTTTATTTCTTTAGTCGAAAATGCATTCAAACACGGTGGTCTGAATAACAAAAATTTAAAAATAAAAATCAATTGCAAAGTTATCGACAACAAAACACTCGATTTTGAAATCTTAAATAATTTTGTAATTTCACAAAATCATAATCCGAAAAGGGGGATTGGTTTGGTAAATACAAAAAAAAGACTGAAGCTGATTTACAAAAGCAATTTTAGCCTTAAACACCAAACCAAACTTAATTTCTACATAATCAGATTACAAATACCTACCCAGAATGAAGATTAA
- a CDS encoding LytR/AlgR family response regulator transcription factor, with translation MKIKCVLIDDEPLAIKVLENYFANFTDFEVVATFTNSLEALDFINSTPIDAVFLDINMPMMTGFELISLIESKTKVIITTAFREFAAESYDLDVLDYLVKPIPLPRFIKCINKITTEYNLKNNIKVETSKGDSHIFIKVDKKMMKINIEEILFVEGMKEYIKVVTPDKTYITHKSLTSLSEELPADRFLRIHKSYVIALNKVKSIEGNRVQIQSYNIPIGRNYSKEVKNKILE, from the coding sequence ATGAAGATTAAATGTGTGTTAATTGATGATGAGCCTTTAGCTATTAAAGTCCTGGAAAATTATTTTGCCAATTTTACAGACTTTGAGGTTGTAGCAACATTTACTAACTCTTTGGAGGCGCTAGATTTTATTAACAGCACACCTATAGATGCCGTCTTTTTGGATATTAATATGCCAATGATGACTGGTTTTGAACTTATTAGTCTAATCGAAAGCAAAACCAAAGTTATCATCACCACTGCCTTTAGAGAATTTGCCGCAGAAAGTTATGACTTGGATGTTTTAGATTATTTGGTAAAACCAATTCCGTTGCCACGATTTATTAAATGCATCAACAAAATCACAACCGAATACAATCTTAAAAACAATATTAAAGTTGAAACCTCAAAAGGAGATTCTCATATTTTCATCAAAGTCGATAAAAAAATGATGAAAATTAATATTGAAGAAATTCTATTTGTTGAAGGAATGAAAGAATATATAAAAGTTGTCACTCCAGACAAAACCTATATTACCCATAAATCTCTTACATCTCTATCGGAAGAATTACCTGCAGATCGCTTTCTTAGAATACATAAATCCTATGTAATCGCCCTAAATAAAGTAAAATCTATAGAAGGAAACCGAGTTCAAATTCAATCTTACAACATTCCGATAGGCCGAAACTACAGTAAAGAAGTTAAAAACAAGATATTGGAATAA